A region from the Meiothermus sp. Pnk-1 genome encodes:
- a CDS encoding PEGA domain-containing protein produces MLYLLWPIVFIGLLVFAFRKPKGKRWGWVLGAILWLLVYPSLLVAMTPGSTTATTPKPSIAAKQGPGSLRIIVTPSDARVTVQGPNNYYRKATGSNKFGNLPPGDYTVTISKPGYDTLTKIVSVTAGSNQSFTYQIKSLAQITAEKQAAELAAQKEANCSGIQLIIEDWHWSQISDSFVKAEGRVTNVSGQSLDKVVAKVSFFTKNDEFITSQDALIDYQPVLNGQTSPFSVIATYNPAMRTAQLELAEFWGSTYRYTDRKTWNKYACGS; encoded by the coding sequence ATGCTATACCTTTTATGGCCAATCGTTTTCATAGGGTTGTTGGTTTTCGCTTTTCGTAAACCCAAGGGGAAACGTTGGGGCTGGGTGCTAGGAGCAATCTTATGGCTATTAGTCTATCCCTCGCTTCTAGTCGCTATGACTCCTGGTTCTACTACAGCTACTACTCCCAAGCCAAGCATTGCGGCCAAACAGGGTCCTGGCTCGTTGCGAATTATTGTAACCCCCAGCGACGCTCGCGTTACCGTTCAAGGCCCGAATAATTACTACCGCAAAGCAACGGGATCAAACAAATTTGGTAATTTACCGCCTGGAGACTATACAGTTACCATCAGCAAGCCTGGTTATGACACACTAACTAAAATAGTCAGCGTGACCGCTGGGAGCAATCAATCCTTTACCTACCAAATTAAGAGCCTGGCCCAGATCACCGCTGAAAAGCAGGCCGCTGAACTGGCGGCACAAAAAGAAGCAAATTGCTCAGGTATACAACTTATCATTGAGGATTGGCATTGGAGCCAGATTAGCGACAGTTTTGTAAAGGCCGAGGGTAGGGTGACAAACGTGTCAGGCCAAAGCTTGGATAAAGTTGTTGCTAAAGTTTCTTTCTTCACCAAAAACGACGAGTTCATTACTTCTCAAGATGCTCTTATAGATTACCAGCCGGTGCTTAACGGTCAAACCAGCCCTTTCAGCGTAATTGCTACTTATAACCCGGCTATGCGCACCGCCCAACTTGAACTAGCTGAGTTTTGGGGAAGCACATATCGGTACACAGATCGCAAAACTTGGAACAAGTACGCGTGTGGGTCTTGA
- a CDS encoding type I restriction enzyme HsdR N-terminal domain-containing protein has translation MNAPKKVAERVSAALKRFIPVLNSAYTRDVNESDTVMIVSDILQELFGFDKYSEITSELAIRGTYCDLAIRTDGAIQMLIEVKAIGLELKDQHVKQAVDYAANQGVEWVALTNGRIWRIYRVIFAKPITQELVFEVNLLEFNPRLASHVDTLYLLTREGLSKSALPQYYAQQQLANRFFMAALLQTPPVLEVIRKEIRHFNPDIKLSLDEIQRVLVNEVIKREALEGERAAEAAKTLKKLEARRKRTKAKPKAAETPTDNNLGEGEFKPTN, from the coding sequence ATGAATGCCCCTAAAAAGGTGGCTGAGCGTGTTAGTGCGGCCCTCAAGCGGTTTATACCCGTCCTTAATTCTGCCTATACCCGGGATGTGAACGAGTCAGATACGGTTATGATCGTATCCGACATTCTCCAAGAGCTATTTGGGTTTGACAAGTATTCAGAGATCACTTCTGAACTGGCCATCCGAGGCACATACTGTGACCTGGCGATTCGTACAGATGGAGCGATCCAGATGCTTATCGAGGTCAAAGCTATTGGCCTCGAGCTCAAAGACCAGCACGTCAAGCAAGCCGTGGATTATGCGGCCAATCAAGGCGTTGAGTGGGTTGCGTTAACCAATGGGCGAATTTGGCGAATCTATCGCGTGATCTTTGCCAAGCCAATCACCCAAGAGCTAGTGTTCGAAGTCAATTTGCTTGAGTTCAATCCTCGCCTGGCCAGTCATGTAGACACCTTGTACTTGCTTACTCGAGAAGGCTTGAGCAAGTCCGCCCTCCCTCAGTATTACGCCCAGCAGCAACTTGCCAACCGCTTCTTCATGGCAGCTCTGCTACAGACTCCGCCGGTTCTTGAAGTTATCCGTAAAGAGATCCGTCACTTCAATCCAGATATAAAGCTAAGTCTTGATGAAATTCAGCGGGTCCTGGTGAACGAGGTCATCAAGCGAGAAGCGCTCGAGGGTGAGCGTGCAGCCGAAGCTGCTAAAACGCTCAAAAAGCTTGAAGCTAGGCGCAAACGCACTAAAGCAAAACCGAAAGCGGCTGAAACGCCCACAGACAACAACCTTGGAGAAGGAGAATTTAAACCCACGAACTGA
- a CDS encoding S24 family peptidase: protein MRYLWAKEPITLERLLRALQWTPEQFTRETGLELPGFSRPPDALPVRRYRIPIVDAGAGLPMWNEGGEFVTLDLPELRGKPESELFAVRVRGDSMSPTYLNGDVVVCWTEGQPEAGRVVAVHQHGDGIILKRLQYAGNQPMLYSDNPAYAPVMMGEYDRIYGVVLGMWRPAR from the coding sequence TTGCGTTATTTGTGGGCTAAGGAGCCCATTACTTTAGAACGCCTTCTTCGCGCTCTCCAATGGACCCCCGAGCAATTCACTCGAGAAACCGGTCTCGAGCTTCCCGGCTTCTCCCGTCCCCCCGACGCCCTCCCCGTCCGCCGCTACCGCATCCCTATAGTAGATGCCGGAGCGGGCCTCCCAATGTGGAACGAGGGAGGGGAGTTTGTCACCCTCGACCTCCCCGAGCTGCGGGGTAAACCGGAGTCTGAGCTATTTGCCGTTCGGGTGCGCGGCGACAGCATGAGCCCCACTTACCTCAATGGCGACGTGGTGGTGTGCTGGACCGAGGGGCAACCCGAGGCGGGCCGGGTGGTGGCAGTGCACCAGCACGGGGATGGGATCATCCTCAAGCGGTTGCAGTACGCTGGGAATCAGCCCATGCTGTACTCGGATAATCCCGCCTACGCGCCCGTCATGATGGGAGAGTATGACCGCATTTATGGCGTGGTACTGGGTATGTGGAGACCGGCACGGTAG
- a CDS encoding helix-turn-helix transcriptional regulator: protein MTSNLGKLIRKARRMRDLTQEEVAQMAGISRSLVASIETGISTPSLATLKKIALALDIPSSELSAALLIESKQEAPR, encoded by the coding sequence ATGACCAGCAACTTAGGCAAACTGATCAGAAAGGCCCGTCGTATGCGCGATCTAACGCAAGAAGAAGTAGCGCAGATGGCCGGGATTTCTCGATCTTTAGTGGCGAGCATAGAAACAGGAATCAGTACCCCTAGCTTGGCTACACTGAAGAAAATAGCGTTGGCACTGGATATTCCTAGCTCAGAGCTATCAGCAGCACTGTTGATAGAATCCAAACAGGAGGCCCCCCGATGA
- a CDS encoding helix-turn-helix domain-containing protein — protein sequence MTDPTLIWQVAESLGFGRRVTYTPDEVAAILRMGRRQIYEQIRSGHIRAVRNGSRWLVPVNAIAEFVGAEREATAPR from the coding sequence ATGACTGACCCCACCCTCATCTGGCAAGTAGCCGAATCCCTCGGCTTTGGCCGCCGTGTGACCTACACCCCGGATGAGGTAGCAGCCATTTTGCGCATGGGCCGCAGGCAAATCTACGAGCAGATTCGCTCGGGGCATATCCGGGCTGTCCGCAACGGTAGCCGCTGGCTCGTACCAGTCAATGCCATTGCGGAATTCGTTGGGGCTGAACGGGAGGCGACAGCCCCCCGATAA
- a CDS encoding SAM-dependent methyltransferase, whose amino-acid sequence MKERLEKALRIALHRAHGGNEQYALFLVNNLEDDAEAPEYAARPYQGWQDAKRLINEIEALERSDGIEHVRVKRPLREAYRTGEFYA is encoded by the coding sequence ATGAAAGAAAGGCTCGAGAAGGCCCTACGGATTGCCCTACATCGGGCTCATGGCGGCAATGAGCAATACGCCTTGTTTTTGGTCAATAACCTCGAGGACGACGCCGAGGCCCCAGAGTACGCCGCCCGGCCCTATCAGGGCTGGCAGGACGCTAAGCGGCTCATCAACGAGATTGAGGCCCTCGAGCGCTCAGACGGCATCGAGCACGTGCGGGTAAAGCGCCCGCTTCGGGAAGCCTACCGCACGGGGGAGTTCTATGCGTAA
- a CDS encoding AAA family ATPase yields the protein MDHSKLTKLTGVGPGLAERIANHFGSEAEALAALSENPYRLMEVEGIGFRRADRIAQAHFGISPDDPIRHGYGNDWVLRQAGGRMPLDLYQARRMEIGLFDRRHELWGAFCDILLEPDLQDSPEFAQYVWLEPELRAEQSLARFLGKATRPTTNPFIMPNGIPTYLNEAQVDAVLKMSCPGFVPALCVTGGAGTGKTTVIAEAVRRLGAGAARIMAFTGKAAQRVRQALAERGCEDFAEVSTLHRGLDYKPGEGFRRERFTESVVIIDEASMVPNWLLAQVVARLEPSATLVLVGDVAQLPPIDAGFPFKDFIDAGVHTVTLTQNYRQENQREIFELAEAVRTRALQPPPLHASICATNLSAYEFNYWCEALLDPGRLPPLLDWQAITYRNADRERINLELQKIFNPHGGKAFEYWPRALPREERAPIAVKTGDKIVVRANIYSLEVMNGQTGIVRDVRLDRETYEPVSVIVEIEGRSVEVPLELAPDLLELGYCITTHKAQGSGWKEVFILQPGAVGFDSRRWWYTAISRAEEQLAILTQMGTKTWWANATKPMPSEPSSLLARFQRYASQPVGVR from the coding sequence ATGGACCATAGCAAACTCACCAAACTCACTGGGGTGGGGCCCGGTTTGGCCGAGCGGATCGCCAACCACTTTGGGAGTGAAGCCGAAGCCTTGGCGGCCTTGTCTGAAAATCCTTATCGGCTGATGGAAGTAGAGGGCATCGGTTTTCGTCGGGCTGACCGCATCGCCCAGGCGCATTTTGGGATTTCCCCTGATGACCCCATCCGACACGGCTACGGCAACGACTGGGTTTTGCGGCAAGCCGGGGGGCGGATGCCCCTCGACCTCTACCAGGCCAGACGAATGGAGATCGGACTTTTTGATCGTCGGCACGAGCTATGGGGAGCTTTTTGTGACATCCTCCTAGAACCTGATTTGCAAGATTCCCCGGAGTTTGCACAGTACGTTTGGCTGGAGCCCGAGCTCAGGGCCGAACAAAGTTTGGCCCGCTTTTTGGGAAAGGCAACGCGGCCAACCACTAACCCTTTTATCATGCCTAACGGCATTCCTACTTATCTAAACGAGGCTCAGGTAGATGCGGTATTAAAGATGTCCTGCCCCGGATTTGTCCCCGCTCTTTGCGTCACGGGCGGGGCAGGAACCGGTAAAACCACGGTGATCGCTGAGGCAGTGAGGCGGTTAGGGGCCGGGGCAGCAAGAATCATGGCGTTTACGGGAAAGGCCGCCCAGCGGGTCAGGCAGGCGCTCGCCGAGCGTGGTTGTGAGGATTTTGCCGAAGTCAGCACACTGCATCGCGGATTGGATTACAAACCCGGGGAGGGATTCCGCAGGGAACGCTTTACGGAGTCCGTTGTAATCATCGACGAAGCCAGCATGGTGCCCAATTGGCTGCTGGCCCAGGTAGTGGCGCGGCTAGAGCCCTCGGCAACGTTGGTGCTAGTCGGCGATGTGGCTCAGTTGCCACCAATAGACGCCGGGTTCCCCTTCAAAGACTTTATCGACGCTGGGGTTCACACCGTAACTTTGACCCAAAACTATCGCCAGGAAAACCAGCGGGAAATTTTTGAGCTGGCCGAAGCAGTACGAACTCGAGCCCTCCAGCCCCCACCTTTGCACGCCTCGATCTGCGCCACCAATCTTTCTGCCTACGAGTTCAACTACTGGTGTGAAGCCTTGCTCGACCCGGGTCGGCTACCCCCTTTGCTGGACTGGCAGGCCATCACGTACAGAAACGCTGACCGCGAGCGGATCAACCTGGAGTTGCAAAAAATATTCAACCCCCACGGGGGGAAAGCTTTCGAGTACTGGCCCCGCGCCCTCCCCAGGGAAGAACGAGCCCCGATCGCGGTGAAGACGGGGGACAAAATCGTGGTGCGGGCAAACATTTACTCCCTGGAGGTGATGAACGGTCAGACCGGGATTGTCCGGGATGTTAGGCTCGACCGCGAAACCTACGAACCGGTTTCGGTAATTGTAGAAATTGAAGGGCGAAGTGTAGAAGTTCCGTTGGAACTGGCTCCAGATCTTCTCGAGTTGGGCTATTGCATCACCACTCACAAGGCCCAGGGGTCAGGGTGGAAGGAGGTGTTTATCTTGCAGCCGGGGGCAGTTGGTTTTGACTCCCGGCGCTGGTGGTATACGGCGATCTCGCGAGCTGAGGAACAGCTCGCGATCCTCACTCAAATGGGAACCAAGACCTGGTGGGCCAACGCCACCAAGCCTATGCCCTCCGAGCCGAGCAGCTTGCTCGCGCGGTTCCAGCGTTACGCCTCCCAGCCGGTGGGGGTTCGTTGA
- a CDS encoding VRR-NUC domain-containing protein, with protein sequence MPGAMDIHSFRRRLAEAMSEAEIQQGIVRYLRATGWVVLEIKGNARRGGTVFQTKGIPDLYAVRKGRSLWLEVKRPGQRPRPEQEALHERLRQEGCEVHVIDGVEALERLL encoded by the coding sequence ATGCCCGGGGCCATGGATATCCACAGCTTCCGCCGTCGTCTGGCTGAGGCCATGAGCGAGGCGGAAATCCAGCAAGGGATTGTGAGGTACTTACGGGCTACGGGCTGGGTAGTGTTGGAGATCAAAGGTAACGCCCGGCGAGGGGGGACGGTATTTCAGACTAAGGGGATTCCTGACCTCTACGCCGTGCGGAAGGGGCGCAGCTTGTGGCTCGAGGTCAAAAGGCCCGGCCAGAGACCACGCCCCGAGCAAGAAGCGCTCCATGAACGTTTGCGCCAGGAAGGGTGCGAGGTGCACGTCATAGACGGGGTCGAAGCACTGGAGAGGCTGCTATGA
- a CDS encoding DUF927 domain-containing protein, whose translation MTGILTPPTTYAFFQHLRLPEERGFLEFRALPSKKQSWQEWPPPENFDGLYEFPREEIYFGVLLRDTRKGNAAHVRQGSVAWLELDLAGSLYLPDWDKKSVKQAPPEILRRSAEQLWADLEPEARELGLPPLAAVYSGQGLHVYWGLTTSQEGKWLEGLNKSLIKLFRSYNPEESAYDRARILRVPGTCHSKNPQRPLPVELLYLGDERLPRERLEAILQVEDPPALPPSLERAMRAGLSPWEPSEHDLRLLVEHWHVGERNQKAMAFGGWCASHGVPEKVALDLVERICREAGDEEPANRRSAVANSYRRYQQGLSILGFSSLRKMVPGLEGKGRVSLGVLSASESEALEGAVPGESLSLPPEYRLDEAGRLVKVEVRSTRWGIVEDIELLAPRPIGVREVYTDLATGEKHLRLFWPDLDGTVVERLVPMGEAMTRQGLLRLAAQGLPVDEPNAAQLSRFLQMYLSHNRWALPHRRVTSHLGWQGKTFILPGGEVEVLEVDPEPWRPRGNLEGWLEGLRALLSWGVTPALIAAALSATAPLVRAARLVKNPILALSTTSHSGKTTAVYFALSIWGSPEYNETLYLEDATVNGLMGRMMARQDLPLGLDDLQRYDDRKVGELVHLLSGGAEKARLKRDGSERPARRWRGVALLTGEVSALRETLGSGAVNRMVELDDYPLGVGKGPEGAERSRILREAAQHWGQARTPLLELYADLNVREVIDVLGRLALETGAPADMTDLCGLVGLGVQILQVLGGWEGESQDEAAVAYLARSLVELRERHGSLAGRAMEALRDFLRSYAGAGDQPTDEIRVREELQAFYKGGVWFINPNGQEVERVMRRYGGLEVHLPEWARAGWIEVEQVEGKRRYKVKTRYKGEQYRWVAVPMVYGEENENGA comes from the coding sequence ATGACCGGGATTTTAACTCCTCCTACCACCTACGCCTTTTTCCAGCACCTCAGGCTTCCGGAGGAGCGCGGGTTTTTGGAGTTTCGCGCTTTGCCTTCTAAAAAGCAGAGTTGGCAGGAGTGGCCCCCGCCCGAGAATTTTGATGGGCTTTATGAGTTTCCTCGTGAAGAGATCTACTTCGGGGTTCTCTTGCGCGATACCCGTAAGGGCAACGCCGCCCACGTACGGCAAGGCAGTGTTGCTTGGCTCGAGCTGGATTTAGCAGGGAGCCTTTACCTTCCCGATTGGGACAAGAAGAGCGTGAAACAGGCACCCCCCGAGATCCTTCGCCGGAGCGCGGAGCAGCTTTGGGCGGACCTGGAACCCGAAGCTCGAGAGCTGGGGCTACCCCCGCTGGCCGCCGTGTATAGCGGGCAGGGGCTACATGTGTACTGGGGGCTCACCACTTCCCAGGAGGGGAAGTGGCTGGAGGGGCTCAACAAAAGCTTGATCAAGCTGTTTCGCTCCTATAACCCCGAGGAGTCCGCCTACGACCGCGCCAGAATCCTGCGGGTTCCCGGCACATGCCACAGTAAAAACCCCCAGCGACCGCTGCCGGTCGAGCTACTGTACCTGGGTGACGAGCGCCTCCCGCGAGAACGGCTGGAGGCAATTCTGCAGGTCGAGGATCCTCCGGCGCTTCCCCCGTCGCTGGAGCGGGCCATGCGAGCCGGGCTCTCCCCCTGGGAACCCTCCGAGCACGATTTACGCTTATTGGTGGAGCACTGGCATGTCGGTGAGCGTAACCAGAAGGCCATGGCCTTTGGCGGATGGTGCGCCTCCCACGGGGTGCCGGAGAAGGTGGCGCTGGATTTGGTAGAGCGGATTTGCCGCGAGGCAGGGGATGAGGAGCCCGCCAACCGCCGCAGCGCGGTGGCCAACAGCTACCGCCGATATCAGCAGGGGCTGTCGATTCTGGGGTTTTCCAGTTTGCGCAAAATGGTGCCTGGCCTGGAGGGGAAAGGCCGAGTGAGCTTGGGGGTGCTTTCCGCCTCCGAAAGCGAGGCCCTGGAAGGCGCCGTCCCTGGCGAGAGCCTATCCCTCCCTCCCGAGTACCGCCTGGACGAGGCGGGGCGGCTGGTAAAGGTCGAAGTGCGCAGCACCCGTTGGGGGATCGTGGAGGACATAGAGCTACTGGCCCCCCGCCCCATTGGGGTGCGCGAGGTGTACACCGATCTGGCCACCGGCGAAAAGCACCTGCGGCTATTCTGGCCCGACCTGGATGGCACGGTGGTAGAGAGGCTGGTACCGATGGGGGAGGCCATGACCCGGCAAGGGCTGTTACGTTTGGCCGCCCAGGGGTTGCCAGTGGACGAACCCAACGCTGCCCAGCTGTCGCGCTTTTTACAGATGTACCTCTCCCACAACCGCTGGGCGCTACCCCACCGGCGAGTCACCTCGCACCTGGGTTGGCAGGGGAAAACGTTCATCCTGCCCGGCGGCGAGGTGGAAGTGCTGGAGGTGGATCCCGAGCCTTGGCGACCAAGGGGCAATCTAGAAGGGTGGCTGGAGGGCCTGAGAGCCCTTCTAAGCTGGGGGGTGACCCCGGCCCTTATCGCAGCAGCCCTCAGTGCGACAGCGCCTTTGGTGCGGGCCGCACGGCTGGTCAAGAACCCCATCTTGGCGTTATCCACCACCAGCCATTCGGGGAAGACCACGGCGGTGTACTTCGCGCTGAGCATCTGGGGGAGCCCGGAGTACAACGAAACGCTTTACCTCGAAGACGCCACGGTGAACGGATTGATGGGTCGAATGATGGCCCGCCAGGATCTGCCGCTAGGTTTAGACGACTTACAACGCTATGACGACCGCAAAGTAGGGGAACTGGTGCACTTGCTTTCTGGAGGCGCCGAAAAAGCCCGGCTTAAGCGCGATGGCAGCGAGCGCCCGGCCCGGCGGTGGCGAGGGGTGGCCTTGCTCACTGGCGAGGTGAGCGCATTGCGGGAGACATTGGGTTCAGGGGCGGTGAACCGGATGGTGGAGCTCGATGACTACCCTCTTGGCGTGGGCAAAGGACCGGAGGGGGCCGAACGTTCCCGAATCCTGCGCGAAGCGGCTCAGCATTGGGGGCAAGCCCGCACCCCGCTGCTCGAGTTGTACGCCGACCTCAACGTGCGGGAGGTAATCGATGTCTTAGGCCGATTGGCCCTGGAGACCGGCGCCCCGGCAGATATGACCGACCTGTGCGGGTTGGTGGGGCTAGGGGTACAAATCCTTCAAGTGCTTGGAGGGTGGGAGGGGGAGAGCCAGGATGAAGCGGCTGTGGCCTACCTGGCCCGCAGCCTGGTGGAGCTACGCGAGCGGCACGGCAGCCTGGCAGGGCGGGCGATGGAGGCGCTGCGCGACTTTCTGCGCAGTTATGCCGGAGCTGGCGACCAGCCGACCGATGAGATCCGGGTACGGGAGGAGCTACAGGCGTTTTACAAGGGAGGGGTTTGGTTTATCAACCCTAACGGACAGGAGGTGGAGCGGGTCATGCGGCGGTATGGGGGGTTGGAAGTGCATCTGCCGGAGTGGGCTCGAGCTGGGTGGATTGAGGTGGAGCAGGTAGAGGGGAAACGGCGCTATAAGGTGAAAACTCGCTACAAGGGCGAACAATACCGCTGGGTAGCTGTTCCTATGGTTTATGGCGAAGAGAATGAGAATGGAGCTTAA
- the terL gene encoding phage terminase large subunit: MLDSLERIERSVRKLERWLPRSLPSTPRPDAEGLLEFIPRVSPHLEAPRHLEPVVTALERAEREPVRAVISTPPQHGKSTVVLHSLIWRLLHDPTRRHAYVTYASQFARDQMYQAALLAREAGLALESESLDRWRTAQGGGVVATGIGGPLTGYAVDGVLIVDDYVKNRQEAESSTHRERTWAWFTSTALTRVHPGASVVVVATRWHPDDLAGRLIAEGWQWVNLPAINEAGEPLWPQRRPLQWLEAQRRQIGEYDWHALYLGQPRPRGGTLFREPTYYDQLPVDGYRRGRGFDLAYSTRTHSDYSVILTGRYLEREGVLYLEDCWRAQVEAPVFARRASMDPSPMYIYAHGVERGAVDLFRRDHRLPIVLRDASRAGDKFTRAQAAIAAWNEGRIRVPRSAPWLEQFLSELAAFTGLDDEHDDQVDALAALWDGLSLASDWQVKGEQAG, from the coding sequence GTGCTCGACTCGCTGGAGCGGATAGAGCGCAGCGTGCGGAAGCTGGAGCGGTGGCTCCCTCGCAGCCTCCCATCCACGCCCAGGCCTGACGCTGAGGGACTCCTGGAGTTCATTCCCCGCGTCAGCCCCCACCTCGAGGCCCCCCGCCACCTCGAGCCGGTGGTGACGGCCCTCGAGCGGGCTGAGCGGGAGCCGGTGCGGGCCGTGATTAGCACGCCCCCGCAGCACGGTAAATCCACGGTGGTGCTGCACTCGCTCATCTGGCGACTGCTGCACGACCCTACACGCCGTCATGCGTACGTGACCTACGCTTCCCAGTTCGCCCGCGACCAGATGTATCAAGCCGCGCTATTAGCCAGGGAAGCCGGGTTAGCCCTCGAAAGCGAATCCCTCGACCGCTGGCGCACCGCCCAGGGGGGAGGAGTGGTGGCCACCGGCATCGGCGGGCCGCTCACCGGCTACGCCGTGGATGGGGTGCTGATTGTAGACGACTATGTGAAAAACCGCCAGGAGGCGGAATCCTCCACCCACCGCGAGCGCACCTGGGCCTGGTTCACCTCTACCGCCCTGACCCGCGTACACCCCGGAGCGTCGGTGGTGGTGGTGGCTACTCGCTGGCACCCCGACGACCTGGCCGGGCGACTGATCGCCGAGGGCTGGCAGTGGGTCAACCTGCCGGCCATCAACGAGGCGGGAGAGCCCCTGTGGCCTCAGCGTCGCCCCCTGCAGTGGCTCGAGGCCCAGCGCCGCCAGATCGGTGAGTACGACTGGCATGCGCTCTACCTGGGCCAGCCCAGGCCGCGGGGAGGCACTCTGTTCCGCGAGCCCACCTATTACGACCAACTGCCGGTAGACGGCTATCGCCGTGGGCGCGGGTTCGACCTGGCGTATTCCACCCGCACCCACAGCGATTACAGCGTGATCCTCACCGGGCGCTACCTCGAGCGCGAGGGCGTGCTCTACCTCGAGGACTGCTGGCGGGCCCAGGTGGAGGCTCCGGTGTTCGCCCGCAGGGCCAGTATGGACCCCAGCCCCATGTACATCTACGCTCACGGAGTGGAGCGGGGCGCGGTGGACCTGTTCCGCCGCGATCACCGCCTGCCCATCGTGTTGCGCGACGCAAGCCGGGCGGGGGACAAGTTCACCCGCGCCCAGGCGGCCATCGCCGCCTGGAACGAGGGGCGCATCCGGGTGCCCAGGAGCGCCCCCTGGCTCGAGCAATTCTTGAGCGAGCTAGCCGCATTCACCGGCCTGGACGATGAGCACGACGATCAAGTGGATGCCCTGGCCGCGCTGTGGGACGGGCTGAGCCTGGCGAGTGATTGGCAGGTGAAAGGAGAGCAAGCCGGATGA
- a CDS encoding phage portal protein, whose protein sequence is MSLERFDVTGQSVGWAEPPPLELRLSPDAATNPRIEESLASLTAFEASPIPWPLDPATLIDVWYGSPWLGAIGRLLGDALASARYDLEPIPRRPDGTRLGRGPGQTPHDERQYDQGMAWLEREDLGQDGLSLYSLPELARTLALHLDQTGNAFVEVVRDRAGRAPVRLVVLLPQFVSYVLRREEGIRRPMLYQLDPYWGQQWFVPFGTRKAWAPEREFLHQRLPNSVSNVYGLPPWIEARQSVEVDNAHRAYLRGFFRSHAAPRWLVEVTQDPSWSGPQPAQEQVDQVRALIVNYLSANAGEMAGRNLVLSYPGGILVKVTPMDQKIEDPTFGTTASNARDEIMAVRHVSLINLGLPEGGYRATAEQQSDNFDRQVLEPFAAPLLAMFNRVLRTPPPSGLGITDYRLVAEFRDVDILQQRIEAVIKAAGRPILTGDEARELIGYEPRGDDEVLVPAGLVPVGGLTPPPGPDDGSPE, encoded by the coding sequence ATGAGCCTAGAACGTTTTGACGTGACCGGTCAGAGTGTCGGGTGGGCCGAACCGCCCCCCCTCGAGCTGCGCCTATCCCCCGACGCGGCCACCAACCCCCGCATCGAGGAGAGCCTAGCCAGCCTCACCGCTTTCGAGGCCAGCCCCATTCCCTGGCCGCTGGACCCCGCTACCCTGATCGACGTCTGGTACGGGAGCCCCTGGCTGGGGGCCATCGGGCGGCTACTAGGGGACGCCCTGGCCTCAGCCCGCTACGACCTCGAGCCCATTCCTCGCCGCCCCGACGGGACCCGGCTGGGGCGGGGGCCGGGGCAGACCCCCCACGACGAGCGGCAGTACGACCAGGGCATGGCCTGGCTGGAGCGCGAGGACCTGGGGCAGGACGGGCTCAGTCTGTACAGCCTGCCCGAGCTAGCGCGTACTCTGGCGCTGCATCTGGATCAGACGGGCAACGCTTTTGTGGAGGTGGTGCGCGACCGGGCCGGTCGCGCCCCTGTACGTCTGGTGGTGCTGCTTCCGCAATTCGTGAGTTACGTGCTCCGCCGCGAGGAGGGCATCCGCAGGCCGATGCTCTACCAGCTCGATCCCTACTGGGGCCAGCAGTGGTTCGTGCCGTTCGGGACTCGTAAAGCCTGGGCCCCCGAGCGCGAGTTCCTCCACCAACGGCTACCCAACAGCGTGAGCAACGTCTACGGGCTGCCGCCCTGGATCGAGGCCCGGCAAAGCGTCGAAGTGGACAACGCCCACCGGGCCTACCTGCGGGGCTTCTTCCGCTCTCACGCCGCCCCCCGCTGGCTGGTCGAGGTCACCCAGGACCCAAGCTGGAGCGGCCCCCAACCGGCGCAGGAGCAGGTGGATCAGGTGCGGGCCCTCATCGTCAACTACCTCTCAGCCAACGCCGGGGAGATGGCCGGGCGGAATCTGGTGCTCTCCTATCCGGGGGGCATCCTGGTGAAGGTCACCCCGATGGACCAGAAGATCGAAGACCCCACCTTCGGGACCACCGCCAGCAACGCCCGCGATGAGATCATGGCGGTGCGCCACGTGAGTCTGATCAACCTGGGGCTTCCCGAGGGCGGCTATCGGGCCACCGCCGAGCAGCAATCCGACAACTTTGACCGGCAGGTGCTCGAGCCCTTCGCGGCCCCCCTGCTGGCGATGTTCAATCGGGTGCTGCGCACTCCCCCGCCCTCTGGGCTGGGCATCACCGACTACCGGCTGGTGGCTGAGTTCCGTGATGTGGACATCCTGCAGCAGCGCATCGAGGCGGTCATCAAAGCCGCTGGGCGCCCCATCCTGACCGGTGACGAAGCCCGTGAGCTGATCGGCTACGAGCCGCGGGGGGACGATGAGGTGCTGGTGCCTGCCGGGCTAGTTCCGGTAGGAGGACTAACTCCCCCACCCGGCCCCGACGATGGCAGCCCGGAATAG